One window from the genome of Amaranthus tricolor cultivar Red isolate AtriRed21 chromosome 9, ASM2621246v1, whole genome shotgun sequence encodes:
- the LOC130823595 gene encoding transcription factor bHLH162-like isoform X1, whose amino-acid sequence MNKNSSSSKRNRAAMQKDRRNQMRDLYSQLNSLVPQDTSFQRAIPDQIDDAANYIRQLQGNVDNLRQTRDGLLGGGASQGGESGSGSGRNLSVQIEVNENGSALVVNLITAVEYQFVFTEVVRILNEENAEVVDASYSAAENTVFHTVHAQMGEAASIERITEKLKRFEL is encoded by the exons ATGAACAAGAACTCTAGCTCATCCAAAAGGAATAGGGCAGCCATGCAGAAAGATAGAAGAAACCAAATGAGAGATCTATATTCTCAACTCAATTCTCTTGTGCCTCAAGATACTTCCTTTCAAAGG GCAATTCCGGATCAAATAGATGATGCAGCAAATTATATAAGGCAACTACAAGGGAACGTGGACAATCTGAGGCAAACTAGGGATGGTTTGCTTGGAGGTGGAGCCTCACAAGGTGGCGAAAGTGGCAGCGGGAGCGGCAGAAACTTGTCAGTCCAAATAGAAGTGAATGAAAATGGGAGTGCCCTAGTAGTCAATCTAATTACTGCTGTAGAGTACCAATTTGTATTCACTGAGGTGGTTCGTATTCTCAATGAGGAAAATGCTGAAGTTGTGGATGCTAGTTATTCTGCGGCTGAAAATACCGTCTTTCACACCGTACACGCTCAG ATGGGTGAGGCTGCCTCTATTGAAAGGATTACTGAAAAGTTGAAGCGATTTGAGCTCTAA
- the LOC130823596 gene encoding non-classical arabinogalactan protein 31-like, whose product MGSIPILHAFILSLQVIALTSSISTTANSAPYSAAPHQAPSPAPSHHHHHHHYRHNLSKPPTSSAKPPTYQPVQPPTKAPVSAPYSKPPSKAPAPYSKSPAKAPAPYSKPPSKAPFSAPYSKPPSKAPAPYSKPAAKAPAPAPALAPHSMPPRKLVAVEGVIYCKNCTYAGVDTLLGASPLSGATVELRCRNTKYMIKKTAATDKNGFFFLQAPKYITTYGAHKCRVFLVKRPKNGGPCSHATNLNGGVSGAFLFLNKKLAPPPKPLPFSIFTVGPFAFEPSKCFKH is encoded by the exons ATGGGTAGCATTCCTATTCTCCATGCATTCATCCTCTCTCTTCAAGTGATAGCATTAACCAGCTCCATTTCTACTACGGCTAACTCGGCTCCCTATTCGGCTGCTCCACACCAAGCACCATCTCCAGCCCCCtctcaccaccaccatcaccaccacTACCGCCACAACCTTTCAAAGCCTCCTACTTCATCAGCTAAGCCACCCACTTATCAGCCTGTCCAGCCGCCAACTAAAGCTCCAGTTTCGGCTCCATACAGTAAGCCACCAAGTAAAGCTCCAGCTCCATACAGCAAGTCACCAGCTAAGGCTCCAGCTCCATACAGTAAACCACCAAGTAAAGCTCCATTCTCGGCTCCATATAGTAAGCCGCCAAGTAAAGCTCCAGCTCCATACAGTAAGCCGGCAGCTAAAGCTCCGGCTCCGGCTCCGGCTTTGGCTCCACATAGTATGCCGCCGAGAAAGCTAGTAGCTGTTGAAGGTGTTATTTACTGTAAGAACTGTACTTATGCTGGTGTTGATACTCTCTTGGGTGCTTCTCCTCTTTCTG GAGCAACAGTGGAGCTAAGGTGCAGGAACACAAAGTACATGATAAAAAAGACAGCAGCAACAGACAAAAATGGGTTCTTCTTTTTACAAGCTCCTAAGTACATCACCACTTATGGGGCCCATAAATGCAGGGTCTTTTTAGTAAAAAGGCCCAAGAATGGTGGGCCCTGTTCCCATGCAACCAATCTTAATGGAGGAGTCTCTGGTGCTTTTCTCTTCCTTAACAAAAAGTTGGCCCCACCACCTAAGCCTTTGCCTTTCTCTATCTTCACTGTGGGTCCCTTTGCATTTGAACCTTCCAAGTGTTTCAAACACTAG
- the LOC130823595 gene encoding transcription factor bHLH162-like isoform X2, with the protein MNKKSSSSKRNRAAMEKDRRNQMRDLYSQLNSLVPQDASFQRAIPDQIDDAANYIRQLQGNVDNLRQTRDGLLGGGASQGGESGSGSGRNLSVQIEVNENGSALVVNLITAVEYQFVFTEVVRILNEENAEVVDASYSAAENTVFHTVHAQMGEAASIERITEKLKRFEL; encoded by the exons ATGAACAAGAAATCTAGCTCATCCAAAAGAAATAGGGCAGCTATGGAGAAAGATAGAAGAAACCAAATGAGAGATCTATATTCTCAACTCAATTCTCTTGTCCCTCAAGATGCTTCCTTTCAAAGG GCAATTCCGGATCAAATAGATGATGCAGCAAATTATATAAGGCAACTACAAGGGAACGTGGACAATCTGAGGCAAACTAGGGATGGTTTGCTTGGAGGTGGAGCCTCACAAGGTGGCGAAAGTGGCAGCGGGAGCGGCAGAAACTTGTCAGTCCAAATAGAAGTGAATGAAAATGGGAGTGCCCTAGTAGTCAATCTAATTACTGCTGTAGAGTACCAATTTGTATTCACTGAGGTGGTTCGTATTCTCAATGAGGAAAATGCTGAAGTTGTGGATGCTAGTTATTCTGCGGCTGAAAATACCGTCTTTCACACCGTACACGCTCAG ATGGGTGAGGCTGCCTCTATTGAAAGGATTACTGAAAAGTTGAAGCGATTTGAGCTCTAA
- the LOC130823594 gene encoding serine/threonine/tyrosine-protein kinase HT1, translated as MDDESSSWIRRTKFSHTVCHRLDSSRLASVPLRFRTQEVPLWKPRPEAAASRPEAAAVQSEIAPSRPEAAARPKAAVVRKVYEPYQPQIQRHPLTNKPRSVSPLPQTLLPDAFKEARLDVKRSSTPLPRRKEPDKKLNKSFPDSRQSNVKPNTSPLRNFSPLRKLRTRKESGWGKYFDHGGGRVTAVEAADEYMVDLSQLFLGLRFAHGAHSRLYHGKYKDEPVAVKIIRVPDDDENGSLAARLEKQFNREVTLLSRLHHPNVIKFMAACRQPPVFCIVTEYLSEGSLRAYLHKLEHETLPLEKLISMALEIARGMEYVHAEGIIHRDLKPENILIDQDFHMKIADFGIACEEVHCDPFADDPGTYRWMAPEMIKHKPYGRKVDVYSFGLMLWEMVSGSIPYEDMTPIQAAFAVVNKNLRPAFPKCCPPAMRALIEQCWSLQPDKRPEFWQVVKVLEQFETSLAHDGNLMLLQNSICQDQKKGFLNWIQKLGPPHNHSKSMPKPKFS; from the exons ATGGATGATGAGTCTTCTTCCTGGATTAGAAGAACTAAGTTTTCTCACACAGTTTGTCATCGACTCGACTCGTCTAGATTGGCCTCCGTTCCGTTAAGATTTCGAACACAGGAAGTTCCCTTATGGAAGCCAAGGCCTGAAGCTGCTGCTTCTCGACCTGAAGCAGCAGCTGTTCAGTCAGAAATTGCTCCTTCTCGGCCTGAAGCAGCAGCCAGGCCGAAAGCTGCTGTTGTTCGTAAGGTTTACGAACCATACCAACCCCAGATTCAACGACATCCGTTGACAAATAAACCAAGATCTGTGTCACCTTTACCTCAAACCCTTTTGCCAGATGCATTTAAGGAAGCGCGGTTAGATGTAAAGAGATCATCGACGCCGCTTCCTAGAAGGAAGGAGCCTGATAAGAAATTAAACAAATCATTTCCGGACAGTAGGCAGTCTAATGTGAAACCCAATACTAGTCCTTTAAGGAATTTTTCTCCGTTGAGAAAATTGAGGACCAGAAAGGAATCTGGTTGGGGAAAATACTTTGATCATGGAGGGGGAAGGGTAACAGCTGTGGAAGCAGCTGATGAGTACATGGTTGATCTTTCACAGTTGTTTCTTGGGCTTAGGTTTGCTCACGGGGCTCATAGTAGGCTTTACCATGGGAAGTATAAGGATGAACCTGTTGCTGTGAAAATTATTCGTGTGccagatgatgatgaaaacGGAAGCTTAGCAGCTAGATTAGAGAAGCAATTTAATCGAGAAGTAACTCTTCTGTCGCGTCTCCACCATCCTAATGTAATTAAG TTTATGGCAGCATGCAGACAACCACCTGTCTTTTGCATTGTGACAGAATACTTGTCAGAGGGCTCTTTGAGGGCATACTTGCACAAGCTTGAGCATGAAACACTGCCCTTGGAAAAGTTAATCTCCATGGCACTTGAAATCGCTCGTGGGATGGAATACGTGCATGCTGAAGGCATCATTCATAGGGATCTTAAACCCGAGAATATTCTTATTGATCAAGATTTTCACATGAAAATTGCTGATTTTGGAATTGCCTGTGAGGAAGTACATTGTGATCCTTTTGCTGATGATCCTGGAACATACCGCTGGATGGCTCCTGAGATGATTAAGCATAAACCTTATGGACGGAAGGTTGATGTATACAGCTTTGGACTCATGTTATGGGAGATGGTATCTGGAAGCATTCCTTATGAGGACATGACTCCTATCCAGGCTGCTTTTGCTGTTGTTAATAAG AACTTGCGGCCTGCGTTTCCTAAGTGCTGTCCTCCTGCCATGAGAGCTTTAATTGAACAATGTTGGTCATTACAACCAGATAAACGGCCCGAGTTTTGGCAGGTTGTAAAAGTCCTCGAGCAGTTTGAAACTTCACTCGCTCACGATGGAAACTTGATGTTGTTACAAAATTCCATTTGTCAGGATCAAAAGAAAGGTTTTCTGAATTGGATACAGAAGCTTGGTCCGCCCCATAATCATTCTAAGTCTATGCCTAAACCCAAGTTTAGTTGA